In a single window of the Flavobacterium sp. W4I14 genome:
- a CDS encoding TonB-linked SusC/RagA family outer membrane protein (product_source=TIGR04056; cath_funfam=2.170.130.10; cleavage_site_network=SignalP-noTM; cog=COG4762; pfam=PF00593,PF07715,PF13715; superfamily=49464,56935; tigrfam=TIGR04056), translating to MYNFTTIKKVWGVLLCLLVFGLAAQAQEVDSMKTETDTTTVKVKARAVKGEKIRGVVLDGNTNKPLVGINITVTGFNAAITDEKGRFTVVVPDYKASIIISGNGFQTKVLPVYKDKEIKTKLYPLSFASVYNEVVTPMGTVSQARAIPAISNVSLQGNWASNSESVMSYVQGRAAGVKVTRRSGTPGVGADVLIRGFNSLYATNQPLYVVDGMIFDANNYGTSLIKGHVNNPLQFIDVRDIENISIIKDAALAATYGVKAANGVVLITTNRAHDLATNIDFSGYAGFNFKPKNLPVMGASDYRLYLSDILKSQGLSNSAIAAKPYMNDSPTNPDYFKYHNETNWQNEVLKSSFDQNYFLKVTGGDNIAKYALSAAYARDRGVIDSTDNLKYSTRFNSDLNLTKKLQGSTSLAFTYTEQRLKDQGIASVTNPLFLALVKSPFMARNEINSTGAVSPNLADYDTLQVSNPRALIEKGQNLKKAYRFSGNINFDFTFNKNFKLSNLSGVTYDKTQETLFIPRKGVTNDTLSNYVGDSRLGTQVGRFFNVFNDLRLTYDQSFGSYSKLHAIVGTRYSQSESEQDYALGFNSATDELISIGNSNAAFRTFGGDIGKWRTLNNYLSANYSYADKYLVNFSMAVDGSSRFGAKADQGFLNFGDGLRINGSRYAVLPAIGAAWVISSEKFMRNLQRVDLLKIRMSYGLVGNDDVGNYTARKYYTSQNVLGIRGIVTGNFANPNLQWETVRKFNTGIDGSFFSERLSVSLDYWRNSTKNMLSYQLLSVVTGTASFINNNGSMQTNGLDLALNGRILNEKLKWDAGLTIGTSTNKITSLPDGNSVITSYAGGAYISQVGQSANQFYGYKTNGVFATNAEAAASGLSSRNSLGALVPFTGGDVKFTDSNGDKIIDDADRTVIGNPNPNLFGSFNNTFTYKNWSLDALITFVSGNDVYNYTRAQLESGSTYYNQTPNMSNRWKGDGQVTSVPKATYGDPVGNARFSDRWIEDGSYLRLRTVNVTYNVPLKLKAIKYAKIYATANNLFTVTNYLGYDPEFSNSGSLFSQGVDTTLEPQFRSFQLGVRVGL from the coding sequence ATGTATAATTTTACAACGATAAAAAAAGTTTGGGGCGTATTGCTTTGCTTACTGGTGTTTGGCTTAGCTGCACAGGCACAGGAAGTAGATTCGATGAAAACCGAAACAGATACCACTACCGTAAAAGTAAAGGCCCGCGCAGTTAAGGGTGAAAAAATAAGGGGAGTTGTGCTCGATGGGAATACCAATAAGCCTTTAGTGGGCATTAACATCACAGTTACTGGTTTTAATGCCGCCATTACCGACGAAAAAGGGAGATTTACCGTAGTGGTACCTGATTATAAGGCGAGCATTATTATTTCGGGTAATGGTTTTCAAACCAAGGTGCTGCCGGTTTATAAAGACAAAGAAATCAAAACCAAACTTTACCCGTTATCATTTGCCTCGGTTTATAACGAGGTAGTTACGCCGATGGGTACGGTTTCTCAGGCAAGGGCAATCCCCGCCATCAGTAATGTGAGTTTGCAAGGCAACTGGGCCAGTAATTCTGAAAGTGTAATGAGTTACGTTCAGGGCAGGGCAGCAGGGGTTAAAGTGACCAGGCGCTCCGGAACGCCTGGAGTAGGTGCCGATGTGCTCATCAGAGGGTTTAACTCTTTGTATGCCACGAATCAACCTTTATATGTGGTTGATGGAATGATTTTCGATGCCAATAATTACGGCACTTCACTCATTAAAGGTCATGTCAACAACCCGCTTCAATTTATCGATGTTCGGGATATCGAAAACATCAGTATCATTAAAGATGCGGCTTTGGCAGCGACATATGGGGTGAAAGCGGCAAATGGGGTAGTGTTAATTACCACCAACCGTGCACACGATCTGGCCACCAATATCGATTTTTCTGGCTACGCAGGTTTCAATTTCAAGCCTAAAAACTTACCTGTGATGGGGGCTTCTGATTATAGGTTATATCTTTCTGATATTTTAAAAAGTCAGGGATTAAGCAATAGTGCCATAGCCGCAAAACCATATATGAACGATAGTCCAACCAATCCCGATTATTTTAAATACCACAACGAAACGAATTGGCAGAATGAAGTATTAAAAAGCAGTTTCGATCAGAACTATTTTTTAAAGGTAACCGGTGGTGATAATATTGCGAAGTATGCACTTTCTGCTGCTTATGCCAGAGATAGGGGCGTAATTGATAGTACTGATAATTTAAAATACAGTACGCGCTTTAATAGTGATTTAAACCTGACTAAAAAACTGCAGGGAAGCACCAGTTTAGCATTTACCTATACCGAACAGCGTTTAAAAGACCAGGGAATCGCTTCTGTAACCAACCCATTGTTTTTAGCTTTGGTTAAATCGCCTTTTATGGCCAGAAATGAAATAAATTCGACTGGGGCAGTTTCACCAAATTTAGCGGATTATGATACCTTACAGGTGAGTAATCCAAGAGCTTTAATCGAGAAAGGACAAAATTTAAAAAAAGCCTATCGATTTTCTGGAAACATCAATTTCGATTTTACTTTCAACAAAAACTTTAAATTATCTAACCTAAGTGGTGTAACTTACGATAAAACACAGGAAACGCTTTTTATTCCAAGAAAAGGGGTAACTAACGATACGCTTTCCAACTATGTAGGCGATAGCCGTTTGGGTACACAGGTAGGGAGGTTTTTTAATGTATTTAACGATCTGCGCTTAACTTACGATCAATCTTTCGGCTCATATAGTAAATTACACGCAATTGTAGGTACACGCTATTCGCAGAGCGAAAGTGAACAGGACTATGCTTTGGGTTTTAACTCCGCAACAGATGAATTGATCAGTATTGGAAACAGTAATGCCGCTTTTAGAACATTTGGTGGTGATATTGGAAAATGGCGTACACTGAACAATTACTTATCTGCCAATTATAGCTATGCCGATAAATACCTCGTTAATTTCTCAATGGCTGTTGATGGTTCTTCGCGCTTTGGTGCAAAGGCCGACCAGGGCTTCTTAAATTTTGGTGATGGTTTGAGGATTAATGGAAGCCGTTATGCCGTTTTACCCGCCATTGGTGCTGCCTGGGTAATTTCTTCAGAGAAATTTATGCGCAATTTACAACGCGTTGACCTTTTAAAAATAAGAATGAGCTATGGTTTAGTTGGAAATGATGATGTGGGGAATTATACCGCCAGAAAATATTATACCTCTCAAAATGTATTGGGCATCAGGGGTATCGTAACCGGCAATTTTGCCAATCCGAATCTACAGTGGGAAACTGTACGCAAGTTTAATACCGGTATAGATGGTTCCTTTTTCAGTGAGCGCCTAAGCGTCAGTTTGGATTATTGGAGAAACAGCACTAAAAATATGTTAAGCTATCAATTGCTGAGTGTTGTTACGGGTACTGCTTCTTTTATCAACAATAATGGTAGCATGCAGACAAATGGTTTAGATTTAGCCTTAAACGGTCGGATTCTAAATGAAAAATTAAAATGGGATGCGGGTTTAACCATCGGTACATCAACCAATAAAATTACCAGTTTGCCTGACGGAAATTCAGTTATAACCAGTTATGCAGGTGGTGCTTATATCAGTCAGGTTGGTCAATCAGCCAATCAGTTTTATGGTTATAAAACCAATGGCGTTTTTGCGACCAATGCAGAAGCGGCTGCCTCAGGTTTATCTAGCCGCAACAGTTTGGGAGCACTTGTACCATTTACAGGGGGTGATGTAAAGTTTACCGATAGCAATGGCGATAAGATTATTGACGATGCCGACCGCACAGTTATTGGTAATCCTAATCCGAATTTATTTGGAAGCTTTAACAATACCTTCACTTACAAAAACTGGAGTTTAGATGCCTTGATTACTTTTGTTAGCGGTAACGACGTTTATAATTATACCAGGGCGCAGCTAGAATCTGGAAGTACTTATTACAACCAAACACCAAATATGAGCAACAGGTGGAAAGGTGATGGACAAGTTACGTCGGTACCAAAAGCTACTTATGGCGATCCGGTAGGAAACGCCCGTTTTTCTGACCGCTGGATAGAAGATGGCTCTTATTTACGTTTGCGAACCGTTAATGTGACCTATAACGTACCCTTAAAACTGAAAGCCATTAA